The following are from one region of the Bacteroidales bacterium genome:
- a CDS encoding ComEC family competence protein: ILWIFFLKKYHQYKFRWINGFLLTIIFLTFGIIAFWYNSPLNRQSHYTKFADTKAYLIKIESPFTETAKTYKSIGRVKAVFTAKDSIWKTSNGRIILYFQKQDEFPLKYNDEIIYTSKLTPIQGTQNPYAFDYGKYMRRKGIFHQIFIKESDWKQVESQRNFSLQSLAIKLRTKLLNIINNLQFESENKAVAAALLIGYDEYLDDNLRSLFAGSGAMHILCVSGLHVGIIFMLSNFLFGFLGKIPFGNELKTIIILAIIWFYTLITGLSPSVMRAATMFTFMIIGKLFNRKGNTYNSLAASALLLLLIDPNLIYNIGFQLSYGAVFAILYIQAKLFKLLYFKNILLSKIWALICVSIAAQIGTFPLAIYYFHQFPNYFLLTNLWVIPLAFIVITGGIIVLLIGLFGLSSSLLGIIASNFLNLSLISLNKGVEIINQLPNAVSHNLSLAQSEVLLSYILLFSAITLILYRKRIWFFPMLSTVLLLLMSFIFTNTNNLKSDVWVVYKTNSWSAMDFISKQKSVLLGDSAFIFDQQKQKFIVGENHIKNGVKKRVVLQNFQSDSLNVLTFKENIILFNSLRILYLDKVQTKRSFKTPLAINYIVIAKDAKVNLEELRSQYSFNAIIFDSSNHWWRIKQLKSEADALGISYWDVNEKGAFVFSLNALPISINT, translated from the coding sequence ATATTATGGATATTTTTTCTTAAAAAATATCATCAATATAAATTTCGTTGGATAAACGGCTTTTTACTTACAATTATATTCTTAACTTTCGGGATTATAGCATTTTGGTATAATTCCCCCCTTAATAGACAAAGTCATTACACAAAGTTTGCTGACACTAAAGCATACTTAATCAAAATTGAAAGTCCATTTACGGAAACAGCAAAAACATACAAAAGTATAGGTCGGGTAAAAGCCGTTTTTACTGCCAAAGATTCCATCTGGAAAACAAGTAATGGAAGAATAATACTTTATTTCCAGAAACAGGATGAATTTCCGCTTAAATATAATGATGAAATTATTTACACCTCAAAACTCACTCCAATTCAAGGAACTCAAAATCCATATGCCTTTGATTATGGGAAATATATGCGACGAAAAGGAATTTTTCATCAAATATTTATCAAGGAAAGCGATTGGAAACAAGTAGAATCTCAAAGAAATTTTAGCCTACAATCTTTAGCAATTAAACTCAGAACAAAACTTCTTAACATTATAAACAATTTGCAATTCGAGAGTGAGAATAAAGCGGTGGCAGCTGCTCTTCTAATTGGCTACGACGAATATTTAGATGATAATCTACGCTCACTATTTGCAGGTTCAGGAGCAATGCATATTCTTTGTGTATCCGGATTGCATGTAGGCATTATTTTTATGTTAAGTAATTTTCTATTCGGATTTTTGGGGAAAATCCCATTTGGAAACGAATTAAAAACTATAATTATTTTAGCCATCATATGGTTTTACACTCTAATTACGGGATTATCACCGTCGGTAATGCGTGCTGCTACCATGTTTACATTTATGATTATTGGAAAATTATTTAACCGAAAAGGCAATACTTATAATAGTTTGGCTGCCTCCGCATTACTACTGCTTTTGATTGATCCTAACTTAATTTATAATATCGGTTTTCAATTATCGTATGGAGCTGTGTTTGCCATACTTTATATACAAGCAAAACTTTTTAAATTACTCTATTTCAAAAACATATTATTAAGTAAAATATGGGCTTTAATATGTGTTTCTATCGCTGCCCAAATAGGAACTTTTCCATTAGCAATCTATTATTTTCACCAATTTCCAAATTATTTTCTACTAACAAATCTTTGGGTTATTCCGCTTGCTTTTATTGTAATTACAGGTGGTATAATAGTTTTACTTATTGGCTTATTCGGACTATCATCAAGTTTATTAGGAATAATTGCTTCTAACTTTCTAAACCTAAGTTTAATCAGCCTGAACAAAGGAGTAGAAATAATAAACCAACTACCAAATGCTGTAAGTCATAACCTATCATTGGCTCAATCCGAAGTTTTATTATCTTACATTTTATTATTTTCTGCTATCACTTTAATTTTATATAGAAAAAGAATATGGTTTTTCCCTATGCTCTCAACTGTATTATTACTACTTATGAGTTTTATTTTTACAAATACAAATAATTTGAAATCAGATGTTTGGGTGGTTTACAAAACAAACAGCTGGTCGGCTATGGACTTTATCTCTAAACAAAAAAGTGTGCTTTTAGGTGATTCTGCTTTTATTTTTGATCAACAGAAACAAAAATTTATTGTTGGTGAGAATCATATTAAAAATGGAGTAAAAAAACGAGTCGTCTTACAAAATTTTCAATCAGATAGTTTAAATGTACTAACATTTAAAGAAAATATAATTCTTTTTAATTCTCTTAGGATTCTGTATTTAGACAAGGTTCAAACAAAAAGAAGTTTTAAAACGCCATTAGCAATTAATTATATAGTTATAGCAAAAGATGCAAAAGTAAATTTAGAGGAATTACGTAGCCAATATAGTTTTAATGCGATTATTTTTGATTCTTCAAACCATTGGTGGCGTATTAAGCAACTTAAATCAGAAGCCGATGCCTTGGGTATTTCCTATTGGGATGTTAATGAGAAAGGAGCTTTTGTTTTTTCATTAAACGCCCTCCCTATATCCATCAACACCTAA
- a CDS encoding phosphoadenylyl-sulfate reductase, with product MQSQIKELQNLVENKSPEEIIKIFIEKFQDRIAFSSSLGAEDQVITDMISKINKSTKIFTLDTGRVFPETYDLIDRTSKRYKIPIQVYFPDAKQVEEMVNEKGINLFFESIENRKLCCHIRKIEPLKRAFKGLDVWICGLRRDQSVTRTDVQIVEWDEANGLIKLNPIVDWTEEEVWDYIKENRVPYNRLHDKGFPSVGCQPCTRAIEEGEDTRAGRWWWENPETKECGLHVK from the coding sequence ATGCAATCTCAAATCAAAGAACTACAAAATCTTGTCGAAAATAAATCTCCCGAAGAGATAATTAAAATTTTTATAGAAAAATTTCAAGATAGAATTGCCTTTTCCTCCAGCCTTGGAGCAGAAGATCAGGTAATTACCGATATGATATCTAAGATTAATAAATCTACTAAAATATTTACTTTAGATACCGGTCGTGTATTTCCGGAAACATATGATTTAATAGACAGGACAAGTAAACGATATAAAATACCTATTCAAGTATATTTTCCTGATGCTAAGCAAGTTGAAGAAATGGTTAACGAAAAAGGCATTAATCTGTTTTTTGAAAGTATAGAAAATCGAAAACTCTGCTGTCATATCCGTAAAATTGAACCTCTAAAACGAGCTTTTAAAGGTTTGGATGTTTGGATTTGTGGTTTGCGTCGAGATCAAAGTGTCACTCGTACGGATGTCCAAATTGTAGAATGGGATGAAGCTAATGGATTAATAAAACTAAATCCTATTGTAGATTGGACAGAAGAAGAAGTTTGGGATTATATCAAAGAAAATCGTGTTCCATATAATCGCTTACACGATAAAGGATTCCCCAGCGTAGGTTGTCAACCTTGTACACGAGCTATTGAAGAAGGCGAAGACACACGTGCCGGTCGTTGGTGGTGGGAAAATCCTGAAACTAAGGAGTGTGGATTACATGTAAAGTAA
- the scpB gene encoding methylmalonyl-CoA decarboxylase yields MSFIKTHIENQIATITLNNDKNKNAFDSKLLSELCATFDAFKTDEIRVVILRNNTEANVWCAGSNINELPESGKDPLPINNPLEKLMRKIEVFPHPIIAMLDGSVWGGGCDLAFSCDILIGTSQTSFAITTAKMGVPYNAIGILNFLNRVPINIAKEMFYTALPITADKAYNLGILNHLVDHDEIEDFTYTLAQQIIDNSPLSITVTKQQLNLLSKARPLDSQAIETINKLRYLAYTSEDMKEGKKAFLEKRKPKFKGK; encoded by the coding sequence ATGAGCTTTATTAAAACACATATAGAGAATCAAATAGCTACTATTACACTTAATAACGATAAAAATAAAAATGCTTTCGACTCAAAATTATTAAGTGAGCTTTGTGCTACTTTCGATGCTTTTAAAACAGATGAAATACGAGTTGTAATCTTACGTAATAATACCGAAGCCAATGTTTGGTGTGCCGGTTCCAATATTAATGAATTACCCGAATCGGGTAAAGATCCTCTTCCCATTAATAACCCCTTAGAAAAACTGATGCGCAAAATTGAGGTGTTTCCCCACCCTATTATTGCAATGCTCGACGGAAGTGTTTGGGGTGGCGGCTGCGATTTAGCTTTTAGCTGCGATATTTTAATAGGTACTTCACAAACAAGTTTTGCTATTACAACTGCAAAAATGGGTGTTCCTTATAATGCAATAGGAATTTTAAATTTCCTTAATCGTGTCCCTATAAATATTGCAAAAGAGATGTTTTATACCGCTCTACCTATTACCGCTGATAAAGCTTATAATCTTGGTATTCTAAATCATTTGGTAGATCACGATGAAATAGAAGATTTTACCTATACCTTAGCTCAACAAATTATAGACAATTCGCCTTTAAGTATTACCGTTACCAAACAACAATTAAACCTATTAAGTAAGGCTCGCCCCCTTGATTCTCAGGCAATTGAAACAATTAATAAATTGCGCTATTTGGCCTATACCAGCGAAGATATGAAAGAAGGTAAAAAAGCGTTTTTAGAAAAGCGAAAACCAAAATTTAAAGGTAAATAA
- a CDS encoding M14 family metallopeptidase → MKSSLFLLVSILFLNLAVEAQVNLLTIAESSNYTKTSTHQDVLNFIKILDKNSPYLRIDTIGKTTEGKPIPLLILANPMIDSPEDIRNDERLVLYFQANIHPGEIEGKEATQALAREMINNPDNKYFKKLIILIVPDLNADGNDKMSEKNRTNQNGPKSVGVRYNGQQLDINRDAMKLETPEMQAVVSQIYNRWDPAIVVDMHTTNGSYHVEPVTFTWQMNPNGDRNLINYMRDNMMPWVSKTLKGKYKTLNCFYGEFIDRGDRSKGWISYASETRYMTNYVGVRNRLSILDENYVYADYKSRVLGSHNLLLSIMDFAVDNKDEIKNILAKADERNLLRGLNTTKADSFALKYKGYPTPKLATIMTYEVEPYKDKNGRTRYKKTDKQVDVTVPYIADYYATKQIAYPYAYILNTTNEKVINTLKLHGIELKQLNSDIELEVERYKISSLKPVSRLNQGHYLNTIEGEYIIEKKEFKAGTYYILSSQKLGSLAAYLLEPETDDGLLRWNFFDRYLVPQWGSYYFPYPVYRLMQPTSL, encoded by the coding sequence ATGAAAAGCTCCTTATTTCTTTTAGTTTCTATACTGTTTTTAAACCTTGCAGTAGAAGCTCAAGTAAACCTGTTAACTATAGCAGAATCATCAAATTACACTAAAACATCAACTCATCAAGACGTATTAAATTTCATTAAGATACTTGATAAAAACTCGCCATATCTACGCATTGATACCATTGGAAAAACAACCGAAGGAAAACCGATACCTCTATTAATATTAGCAAATCCTATGATTGACTCCCCCGAAGATATAAGAAACGATGAGCGTTTAGTTCTCTATTTTCAGGCCAATATTCATCCGGGTGAAATTGAAGGAAAAGAGGCAACGCAAGCACTTGCACGTGAAATGATTAATAATCCCGACAACAAATATTTTAAAAAGCTGATTATACTTATTGTCCCCGATCTTAATGCCGATGGTAACGATAAAATGAGCGAGAAAAACAGAACAAATCAAAACGGACCAAAATCGGTTGGGGTACGGTATAATGGACAACAGCTCGATATAAATCGTGATGCAATGAAATTAGAAACTCCTGAAATGCAAGCGGTTGTCAGTCAAATATATAATCGCTGGGATCCAGCAATAGTAGTGGACATGCACACTACAAACGGTTCATATCATGTTGAACCTGTTACTTTTACCTGGCAAATGAATCCAAATGGAGACCGCAATTTAATAAACTATATGCGCGATAATATGATGCCTTGGGTTTCTAAAACTTTAAAAGGAAAATACAAAACACTAAATTGTTTTTATGGCGAATTTATCGATCGTGGCGACCGTTCTAAAGGCTGGATATCCTATGCTTCAGAGACACGATATATGACTAATTATGTTGGCGTTCGTAACCGACTTTCTATTTTAGACGAAAATTATGTTTATGCCGATTATAAATCGAGAGTTTTAGGCTCACATAATTTATTATTATCGATAATGGATTTTGCAGTTGATAATAAAGATGAAATTAAAAATATTTTGGCTAAAGCCGATGAAAGAAATCTCCTTCGTGGTTTAAATACTACAAAAGCAGATTCGTTTGCATTAAAATATAAAGGTTACCCAACACCAAAACTTGCTACTATAATGACTTACGAAGTAGAACCTTATAAAGATAAGAACGGGCGGACTCGATATAAGAAAACCGATAAGCAAGTAGATGTTACAGTTCCTTATATTGCTGATTATTATGCTACTAAACAAATAGCTTATCCTTATGCTTACATTTTAAACACGACTAACGAAAAAGTAATTAATACCTTAAAACTACATGGTATTGAGCTTAAGCAATTAAATTCGGATATCGAATTAGAAGTTGAACGCTATAAAATCAGCAGTTTGAAACCTGTAAGCAGATTAAATCAGGGACATTATTTGAATACCATAGAGGGTGAATATATTATTGAAAAGAAAGAATTTAAAGCAGGAACCTACTACATTTTGAGCAGTCAAAAGTTAGGGAGTCTCGCAGCCTATCTTTTAGAGCCGGAAACAGATGACGGATTACTAAGATGGAATTTCTTCGATAGATACTTGGTTCCTCAATGGGGCAGCTATTATTTTCCCTATCCGGTTTATCGTTTGATGCAACCCACATCTTTATAG
- a CDS encoding bifunctional (p)ppGpp synthetase/guanosine-3',5'-bis(diphosphate) 3'-pyrophosphohydrolase produces the protein MNEQIIKYKNYIQNIQGDEHALLVEKAWSIFVGQQEITSDRKKYVEGVLDILADELNTFSYSLISAVFACGLEQTPDKKLIVDNFGESIWRIVEGSFNIKNINTAKAISQADYHRQLLLSVSNDMRAVLIQLAAQVYKLRHIKQIDNVVEQNQLLNLVEAVYIPISHRLGFYKLKSELEDIVLQYHEPEFYFSIKQKLIESEKERQKIIDEFLQPIIKELDKHKLNYQIKSRVKSINSIYTKMKKQGIPFEKVFDLWAIRIILDSDPKLEKADCWHVYSVVTNIYKPDLSRLRDWITMPKSSGYESLHATVQDKNNRNVEVQIRTTRMDDEAENGMAAHWKYKGGKGGDGIDYWLSLIRKAIQENGAPTSAFDLNSAKSFSNEIFVFTPQGDLKKLSGGATVLDFAFSIHSDIGSHCANALVNGKIVPIKYVLKNGDQVQIITSKNQKPSADWLKFVMSNRTKIRIRKALDEERLLEISRGKEILERRFKNWKMDFNQTVIDRLVEYYKFKQIHDLYLNVSLEKIDPLDLKKILLQEPKAEEKENLVLTEDNTIVEEQMEDKLDKSSQDILTVDQIDHINYKFAKCCNPIPGDRIFGFVTVSKGITIHRTTCKNAANMRSRFPYRIIPAQWKAQKQKLNFKTTVGIKGRDDVGLLNKVTQVISNDLSINMLSSSFQSSGGVFSGLIKVFVHDVEHLELMIEKLSLIKGVEQVYRKD, from the coding sequence GTGAACGAGCAAATTATAAAATACAAAAATTATATTCAGAATATACAGGGTGATGAACATGCTCTGTTAGTTGAAAAAGCTTGGTCTATATTTGTCGGTCAACAAGAAATTACCAGTGATCGTAAAAAATACGTAGAAGGTGTTTTGGATATTTTAGCTGATGAACTTAATACTTTTTCCTATAGCCTTATCAGTGCTGTATTTGCTTGTGGTTTGGAGCAAACTCCGGATAAAAAGCTAATAGTAGATAACTTTGGCGAGTCTATATGGCGCATAGTAGAAGGTAGCTTTAATATTAAAAATATCAATACGGCAAAGGCTATTAGTCAAGCCGATTATCATCGTCAATTATTGCTTTCAGTTTCTAACGATATGCGCGCTGTTCTGATTCAGTTAGCAGCCCAAGTATATAAACTTCGACACATTAAGCAGATTGATAATGTAGTAGAACAGAACCAATTACTAAATCTTGTTGAAGCAGTTTATATTCCTATTTCGCACCGTTTGGGCTTTTATAAGTTAAAATCGGAATTAGAAGATATTGTTCTTCAATATCATGAACCTGAATTTTATTTTAGCATCAAGCAAAAGCTTATTGAAAGCGAAAAGGAAAGACAGAAAATTATAGATGAATTCTTGCAGCCTATTATAAAAGAACTTGATAAGCATAAATTAAACTATCAGATTAAAAGTCGTGTTAAGTCAATAAATTCCATTTATACGAAAATGAAAAAACAAGGGATTCCCTTTGAAAAAGTTTTTGATTTATGGGCGATTCGTATTATTTTGGATAGTGATCCAAAATTAGAGAAGGCTGATTGTTGGCATGTTTATTCGGTTGTAACTAACATTTATAAACCTGATTTAAGTCGCTTACGCGATTGGATAACAATGCCTAAAAGTTCCGGCTATGAATCTCTGCATGCAACTGTTCAAGATAAAAATAATCGTAATGTCGAAGTGCAAATTCGTACCACACGAATGGACGATGAAGCAGAAAATGGTATGGCTGCTCATTGGAAATATAAAGGAGGTAAGGGAGGCGACGGAATAGATTATTGGTTGAGTTTAATCCGTAAAGCAATACAGGAGAACGGAGCACCAACAAGTGCTTTTGACTTAAATAGTGCTAAATCTTTTTCTAACGAAATTTTTGTTTTTACTCCACAAGGCGATCTGAAAAAATTAAGTGGAGGAGCTACAGTACTTGATTTTGCTTTCAGTATTCACTCTGATATTGGTTCGCATTGTGCAAATGCATTGGTAAATGGTAAAATAGTTCCAATTAAATATGTTTTAAAGAATGGCGATCAAGTACAGATTATTACTTCAAAAAATCAAAAGCCCAGTGCCGATTGGTTGAAATTTGTAATGTCTAATCGTACAAAAATAAGGATAAGAAAGGCTCTTGATGAAGAACGATTATTAGAGATAAGTCGAGGAAAGGAAATTCTTGAGCGCCGTTTTAAAAATTGGAAAATGGATTTTAACCAAACTGTTATTGATAGATTGGTTGAATATTATAAGTTTAAACAGATTCACGATTTGTATTTGAATGTTTCGCTTGAAAAGATTGATCCACTGGATTTAAAAAAGATTCTTTTACAAGAACCCAAAGCCGAAGAAAAGGAGAATTTAGTTTTAACAGAAGATAATACCATTGTCGAAGAGCAAATGGAGGATAAGCTCGACAAATCGAGTCAGGATATCCTTACAGTAGATCAAATTGACCATATCAATTATAAGTTTGCAAAATGTTGTAATCCTATTCCCGGCGATCGTATTTTTGGTTTTGTAACAGTTTCTAAAGGAATTACAATTCACAGAACTACATGCAAAAATGCCGCTAATATGAGAAGTCGCTTTCCTTACAGAATAATTCCGGCACAATGGAAAGCTCAGAAACAAAAATTAAATTTTAAAACCACAGTTGGTATCAAAGGCAGAGACGATGTTGGCTTGTTGAATAAAGTAACTCAGGTTATTTCTAACGACTTAAGTATTAATATGTTGAGCTCAAGCTTTCAATCGAGCGGTGGTGTTTTTAGCGGACTAATTAAAGTTTTTGTTCACGATGTTGAGCATCTGGAACTTATGATTGAGAAACTTTCTCTAATAAAAGGTGTTGAACAGGTTTACAGAAAAGATTAA